A single region of the Syntrophotaleaceae bacterium genome encodes:
- a CDS encoding RDD family protein: MNISCPHCGFAREVPEESVPDGATRATCPRCAQSFPMDRPAKNDGNFTLTTEPQTVACTSCQMVQPYAPRCSRCGMALALRSAVDTYAGFWLRVVASLIDGIILSAIQMVCGIFLGLTSTLVGTAGGEVEPHVLVLLLFNLMIGWAYFTVFTGASGQTPGKMALRIKVVRTDGTDLGYGKAFLREVPGKFVSKIILGIGYLMVAFTERKQGLHDMIAETYVIKL; the protein is encoded by the coding sequence ATGAACATCAGCTGCCCCCACTGCGGCTTTGCCAGGGAAGTTCCCGAAGAATCAGTACCCGATGGCGCCACACGGGCGACCTGCCCACGGTGCGCTCAGTCTTTTCCGATGGACCGGCCTGCGAAGAACGACGGCAACTTCACGCTGACCACCGAACCACAAACTGTCGCCTGCACCTCCTGTCAGATGGTGCAGCCTTATGCTCCACGCTGCAGCCGGTGCGGCATGGCACTGGCTCTTCGATCGGCCGTCGACACTTACGCCGGGTTCTGGCTGCGGGTGGTGGCATCCCTCATCGACGGAATCATTCTCTCTGCCATCCAGATGGTCTGCGGAATCTTTCTGGGGTTGACCAGCACCCTGGTCGGCACCGCAGGGGGGGAGGTAGAGCCTCATGTCCTGGTTCTGCTGCTGTTCAACCTGATGATCGGCTGGGCCTATTTCACCGTCTTTACCGGCGCGAGCGGCCAGACCCCGGGCAAAATGGCCCTGCGCATCAAGGTGGTGCGCACCGACGGGACGGATCTTGGCTACGGCAAGGCCTTTCTGCGGGAGGTGCCGGGCAAATTCGTCTCCAAGATCATTCTCGGCATCGGCTACCTGATGGTGGCGTTCACCGAGCGCAAGCAGGGATTGCACGATATGATCGCGGAGACGTACGTGATCAAGCTGTAA